The following coding sequences are from one Tissierellales bacterium window:
- a CDS encoding RnfABCDGE type electron transport complex subunit D — MDSSKTMTSTKAEEILKEGSLIGTSSPHLRSGESVQRIMLDVIIALVPAIIGSIYFFGMNAFKLILISVISAVGFEALIQKVFGKPIAIKDLSAVITGILLAFNLPPTAPWWIPVVGSAFAIIIVKQFFGGLGSNFMNPALAARAMLLTSWPTIMSDFVSPGVDAATEATPLSIIKYGFSDAAASATVAESGSTLPELKEVFIGNVGGSLGETSALLLLVGAAYLLIRGVINWRIPTAYIATTLIMLLLFGVESEYIPYHLLSGGLILGAFYMATDYSSSPVTPLGQIIFGIGAGFLTALIRVKGGYPEGVSYSILLMNVATPLIEKLTKPKVFGEVK; from the coding sequence ATGGATAGCAGTAAAACGATGACTTCCACAAAAGCAGAAGAGATTTTAAAAGAGGGAAGTCTAATTGGAACTTCATCTCCTCATTTAAGATCTGGAGAGTCAGTTCAAAGGATTATGCTAGATGTTATTATAGCGTTAGTTCCAGCAATAATAGGAAGTATTTACTTTTTTGGAATGAATGCTTTCAAATTAATATTAATTTCTGTTATATCAGCAGTAGGATTTGAGGCCTTAATTCAGAAAGTTTTTGGCAAACCAATTGCAATAAAGGATTTAAGTGCAGTAATTACTGGAATACTATTAGCCTTTAATTTACCACCTACAGCACCATGGTGGATACCTGTTGTAGGTTCAGCTTTTGCAATTATAATAGTTAAGCAATTCTTTGGTGGATTAGGTTCAAATTTTATGAATCCAGCATTAGCTGCAAGAGCTATGTTATTAACTTCATGGCCAACTATAATGTCTGATTTTGTATCACCAGGCGTAGATGCTGCTACTGAAGCAACACCACTATCTATTATTAAATATGGATTTTCAGATGCTGCTGCATCTGCAACAGTAGCTGAATCTGGAAGTACATTACCTGAATTGAAAGAAGTATTTATTGGAAATGTAGGAGGAAGTTTAGGAGAAACTTCGGCTTTATTACTATTAGTTGGTGCTGCTTATTTGCTAATTAGAGGAGTTATAAATTGGAGAATACCAACTGCCTATATAGCAACTACTCTTATTATGCTATTATTATTTGGGGTTGAAAGTGAATATATACCTTATCATTTATTATCTGGAGGACTTATACTAGGAGCTTTTTATATGGCTACAGATTATTCATCTTCACCAGTAACACCATTAGGACAAATTATTTTTGGTATAGGGGCCGGATTTTTAACAGCCCTAATAAGGGTGAAAGGTGGATATCCAGAAGGGGTGTCTTATTCAATATTGCTTATGAATGTAGCTACACCCTTAATTGAGAAACTTACAAAACCTAAAGTATTTGGGGAGGTGAAGTAA
- the rsxA gene encoding electron transport complex subunit RsxA: MNLFTILVSTIFVNNFVLARFLGICPFLGVSNETETATGMSIAVTFVVTLSSIITYVIQKAVLDPLKLGYLQTIVFILIIAALVQFVEMVMKKISPNLYQALGVYLPLITTNCAVLGVAILNIQEGYNLIQTIVNAVGASIGFGLALILMAGIREKLELADVPEALEGFPIALITAGLMSIAFLGFNGLV, encoded by the coding sequence ATGAATTTATTTACTATACTAGTTAGTACTATATTTGTAAACAATTTTGTTCTAGCACGTTTCCTAGGGATATGTCCGTTCCTAGGAGTATCGAATGAGACTGAAACTGCAACTGGTATGAGTATAGCTGTAACCTTTGTAGTTACATTATCTTCTATTATTACTTATGTAATTCAAAAAGCAGTGCTAGATCCATTAAAACTTGGATACCTTCAAACAATAGTATTTATTTTAATCATAGCTGCATTAGTTCAGTTTGTTGAAATGGTTATGAAGAAGATAAGTCCTAATTTATATCAAGCTTTAGGAGTTTATTTACCTCTTATTACTACAAATTGTGCTGTATTAGGAGTAGCTATTTTAAATATACAAGAAGGTTATAATTTAATTCAGACAATTGTAAATGCAGTAGGAGCCTCTATAGGTTTTGGGTTAGCCCTTATATTAATGGCTGGCATTAGGGAAAAATTAGAACTTGCAGATGTTCCAGAAGCTCTTGAAGGCTTTCCAATAGCTTTAATAACAGCAGGTCTTATGTCTATAGCCTTCTTAGGCTTTAATGGGCTTGTATAG
- the rsxC gene encoding electron transport complex subunit RsxC produces the protein MKLENLTFKGGTKVPGFKEFTENLPIEKARAPEKVIIPLQQHIGAPCDPVVKVGDKVKVGQVIGQAEAFVSAPVHASISGTVKEIGSHVSPTGMTVNSITIEADGKNEVDPSLKPHDSLNELTKDEILSIIKDAGITGMGGASFPTYVKLSPPKDKKIDTIIINGSECEPYLTSDYRLMVENPEAIVFGLKVIMKAVGVGKGFIGIEDNKPEAIKKLREVCKNEKDIKVVSLKAKYPQGDEKRVINAITNREVPSGGLPMDVGAIVSNAGTANAIGEAVRKGKPLYERIVTVTGKGIKEPKNLIVKIGTSFRDIIEECGGYAKAPGKIIMGGPMMGISQYTDEVPVIKGTSGILVLTQEDANPEPEQPCIKCGKCLEVCPVNLQPLYINKFTLKGRFDKAEEYHALDCIECGACSYICPSKRTLVESIRLAKGEIIAKRKKS, from the coding sequence ATGAAATTGGAAAACTTAACTTTTAAGGGAGGGACCAAAGTTCCCGGCTTTAAAGAGTTTACAGAAAATCTTCCTATAGAAAAAGCTAGGGCGCCTGAAAAAGTTATTATACCTTTACAGCAACATATAGGAGCCCCTTGTGATCCTGTAGTTAAAGTTGGTGATAAAGTAAAAGTAGGTCAAGTAATAGGACAGGCAGAGGCTTTTGTTTCTGCACCTGTACATGCTAGTATATCAGGTACAGTTAAAGAAATAGGATCTCATGTGTCACCAACGGGAATGACAGTAAATTCTATTACTATAGAGGCAGATGGAAAAAATGAAGTAGATCCTTCGCTAAAACCTCATGACAGTTTAAATGAATTAACAAAGGATGAAATACTAAGTATTATAAAAGATGCTGGGATTACTGGAATGGGTGGAGCTAGTTTTCCAACCTATGTTAAATTATCTCCTCCTAAAGATAAAAAAATTGATACTATTATTATTAATGGTTCAGAATGTGAGCCTTACTTGACATCAGATTATAGACTAATGGTTGAAAATCCAGAAGCTATAGTTTTTGGCCTCAAGGTGATTATGAAGGCTGTAGGAGTAGGAAAAGGTTTTATAGGAATTGAGGATAATAAGCCGGAAGCTATCAAGAAATTAAGAGAAGTTTGTAAGAATGAAAAAGATATTAAAGTTGTTTCTTTAAAAGCAAAATATCCTCAAGGAGATGAAAAAAGAGTTATAAATGCAATAACAAATAGGGAAGTTCCTTCTGGAGGCTTACCTATGGATGTAGGGGCAATAGTAAGTAATGCTGGAACTGCAAATGCTATAGGTGAGGCTGTAAGAAAAGGCAAACCTCTTTATGAAAGAATTGTTACAGTAACGGGAAAGGGGATAAAAGAGCCTAAAAACTTAATTGTAAAAATTGGTACAAGCTTTAGGGACATTATCGAGGAATGTGGAGGATATGCTAAAGCACCTGGAAAAATTATAATGGGTGGTCCTATGATGGGGATTAGTCAGTATACAGATGAAGTACCAGTAATTAAAGGAACTAGTGGAATTCTTGTGTTAACTCAAGAGGATGCTAATCCTGAACCGGAACAGCCTTGTATTAAATGTGGAAAATGTCTAGAAGTATGTCCTGTTAATTTACAACCATTATATATCAATAAATTTACCTTAAAAGGAAGATTTGATAAAGCTGAAGAATATCATGCATTAGATTGTATAGAATGTGGCGCATGTTCATATATTTGCCCTTCGAAGAGGACTTTAGTAGAGTCTATTAGATTGGCTAAAGGTGAAATTATAGCAAAAAGAAAAAAATCATAG
- a CDS encoding lytic transglycosylase domain-containing protein, protein MARRLKRRLRLVFTCVVIILTIIISANLIIKTKYPIGYKDYINKYSKEYDIDPYLIASIINVESNFDVNAKSSKDARGLMQISPITAEWAAKELNLTNFTLESLYEPETNIKIGCWYLSVLTKEYDNNLEVILAAYNGGSGNVNKWLSDKKYSDDGKNLKEIPFKETAEYVKKVIKNCEMYEKIYKDNIDDSDSADFQFIMLINNFKKVIKQYIFQNG, encoded by the coding sequence TTGGCAAGAAGATTAAAAAGAAGATTAAGGTTAGTATTTACTTGTGTTGTTATTATACTGACTATAATAATTTCTGCAAATTTAATTATAAAAACTAAATATCCTATAGGTTATAAAGACTATATTAATAAATATTCTAAAGAATATGATATTGATCCATATTTAATTGCATCCATAATAAATGTAGAAAGTAATTTTGATGTAAATGCCAAGTCCTCAAAAGATGCTAGGGGACTTATGCAGATATCTCCTATAACTGCTGAATGGGCAGCTAAAGAACTTAACCTTACAAATTTTACATTAGAATCTTTGTATGAGCCAGAGACAAATATTAAGATAGGATGTTGGTATTTAAGTGTATTGACAAAAGAATATGACAATAATTTGGAGGTAATATTGGCCGCCTATAATGGAGGAAGTGGTAATGTAAATAAATGGCTTTCTGATAAGAAGTATAGTGATGATGGAAAGAATTTAAAAGAAATACCCTTTAAAGAAACGGCGGAGTATGTAAAAAAAGTCATAAAGAACTGTGAAATGTATGAAAAGATATATAAAGATAATATTGACGATAGTGATAGCGCAGATTTTCAATTTATTATGTTGATAAATAATTTTAAAAAAGTAATAAAACAATATATTTTTCAGAATGGATAA
- a CDS encoding RnfABCDGE type electron transport complex subunit G — protein sequence MNETLKLGLVLLIVTAVSATILGISNFVTADKIAEADKLANDSARKEALSVAEDFELLIEETEKIKKINPEVLEIYEGLDGSGETIGYVIKTEVLGFGGDIEVMTGISLEGKITGMKVLDHAETPGLGARATEPEFQEKFNDKSVDESIVVVNSEPVGGNEVLAITSATITTDAVAQGVNIAREIFVDNFAK from the coding sequence ATGAACGAGACCCTAAAACTAGGTTTAGTATTATTAATTGTTACGGCAGTATCAGCTACAATTTTAGGAATTTCAAACTTTGTTACAGCAGACAAAATAGCTGAGGCAGATAAATTGGCCAATGATAGTGCAAGAAAAGAAGCATTATCTGTTGCTGAGGATTTTGAACTTTTAATTGAAGAAACTGAAAAGATTAAAAAAATAAATCCTGAGGTATTAGAAATCTACGAAGGGTTAGATGGTAGTGGGGAAACTATTGGATATGTAATTAAAACAGAAGTTTTAGGATTTGGTGGAGATATCGAAGTAATGACTGGAATATCTTTAGAAGGTAAAATAACAGGTATGAAGGTTTTAGATCATGCAGAAACCCCGGGTTTAGGAGCAAGGGCTACAGAGCCTGAATTTCAAGAAAAATTTAATGATAAATCTGTAGATGAATCAATAGTTGTAGTAAATAGTGAACCCGTTGGGGGAAATGAAGTATTGGCAATTACGAGTGCAACTATAACTACTGATGCTGTTGCTCAGGGTGTAAATATTGCTAGAGAAATATTTGTTGATAATTTTGCTAAGTAA
- a CDS encoding DNA polymerase IV, whose amino-acid sequence MTKRSIIHVDMDAFYASVEEADNPLLKGKPIIVGGRSGSRGVVSASSYEARKYGVHSAMSMAKAKQLCPKGVFLPVNMKRYKEVSKEANEILKEHSLIIEPISIDEAFLDVTGKNPYIISKSIKKRIKNELGLTVSIGISFNKFLAKLASDVEKPNGLTIVKKNEAVNFLVPLPIRKLWGVGPKTERELNKLGIYTIGDMQRYDMNVLIRKFGKRGKELSDFSKGIDNRVVENDIKTKSIGEEETYIDDVDDIGFLVNKLDEYSLSLAHKLDHHSTLAKTITVKVKYEDFSVETRSLTLSIPTNKYPTIFEISKSILINKFSLEKKVRLLGLSLSNLIHPNDPLQLNIEM is encoded by the coding sequence ATGACTAAAAGATCAATTATTCACGTGGATATGGATGCTTTTTATGCTTCGGTGGAAGAAGCAGATAATCCATTATTAAAAGGAAAGCCTATTATTGTGGGTGGACGCTCTGGTAGTAGAGGTGTAGTTTCTGCATCATCTTATGAGGCTAGAAAATATGGTGTTCATTCAGCTATGTCTATGGCCAAGGCTAAACAGTTATGTCCTAAGGGGGTGTTTCTTCCTGTAAATATGAAAAGATATAAGGAAGTTTCTAAAGAAGCAAATGAAATACTTAAGGAGCATAGCTTAATTATAGAACCTATATCAATAGATGAAGCTTTTTTAGATGTAACAGGAAAGAATCCTTATATTATATCTAAATCTATAAAAAAGAGAATAAAGAATGAATTAGGACTTACTGTATCTATAGGTATATCATTTAACAAGTTTTTAGCTAAACTAGCTTCTGATGTGGAAAAACCTAATGGACTTACTATAGTCAAAAAAAATGAAGCAGTAAATTTCTTAGTCCCTTTACCTATAAGGAAATTATGGGGAGTAGGGCCTAAGACAGAAAGGGAATTGAACAAGCTAGGAATCTATACCATTGGTGATATGCAAAGGTATGATATGAATGTATTAATTAGGAAGTTCGGGAAGAGAGGTAAGGAGTTATCAGATTTTTCTAAAGGTATTGACAATAGGGTTGTTGAAAATGATATAAAGACTAAATCTATTGGCGAAGAAGAAACTTACATAGATGATGTAGATGACATAGGTTTTTTAGTTAACAAATTAGATGAATATTCTTTAAGTCTAGCTCACAAACTGGATCATCATAGTACTTTAGCTAAAACTATAACAGTAAAAGTAAAATATGAAGATTTTTCAGTTGAAACTAGAAGTTTAACTTTAAGTATTCCTACAAATAAATATCCTACAATCTTTGAAATTAGTAAATCTATTTTAATTAATAAATTTTCCTTAGAAAAAAAAGTAAGACTTTTAGGATTAAGTTTGTCGAATTTAATACATCCAAATGATCCCCTCCAACTTAATATAGAAATGTAG
- a CDS encoding electron transport complex subunit E — MKLSEIFYNGLIKDNPVFVQLIGMCSVLAVTTTAVNGLAMGLSVIFVLVGSNLVISLIRNVIPDKIRIPAYIVVVATFVTIIEMFLKAYAQDIYNALGLFIPLIVVNCIILARAEAFASKNGVLPSIVDGLGMGLGYTLALLVLGSLREIIGAGSIFGYKLFSDAFQPALIFIMPPGAFILLGILIGIFNKVRMNKAASDSKVKGEA; from the coding sequence TTGAAACTTTCTGAGATTTTTTATAATGGTTTAATAAAAGATAATCCTGTATTTGTTCAACTTATAGGTATGTGCTCAGTGCTGGCAGTAACTACTACTGCGGTAAACGGCTTAGCAATGGGACTATCAGTAATATTCGTATTAGTAGGTTCTAATTTAGTTATATCCTTAATTAGAAATGTAATACCAGATAAAATACGTATACCTGCATATATAGTTGTTGTTGCAACTTTTGTAACAATAATAGAAATGTTTTTAAAAGCTTATGCCCAAGATATATATAATGCTTTAGGGTTATTCATTCCATTAATAGTTGTAAACTGTATTATATTAGCTAGGGCTGAGGCATTTGCGTCAAAAAATGGAGTATTGCCATCTATTGTAGATGGACTAGGTATGGGATTAGGGTATACCCTAGCATTACTTGTACTAGGTAGCTTAAGGGAAATTATAGGGGCTGGTAGTATATTTGGTTATAAATTATTTAGCGATGCTTTCCAACCGGCACTAATATTTATAATGCCACCAGGAGCTTTTATATTGTTAGGTATTCTTATTGGAATTTTCAATAAAGTGAGAATGAATAAGGCGGCTTCTGATTCCAAAGTAAAGGGGGAAGCATAG
- a CDS encoding peptide ABC transporter substrate-binding protein yields the protein MSYKKLVLVLFLIITLLFTMTGCNEELNKANTVSKKDEKAVEKEKEYEPVEGGELVLPLTVLSTLNPLISENISYHYFSKLIFEGMFELDEKFNIENILAEDYSIKNGGKVVDIKLRDDVYWHDGEKLTSEDVLFTINTIKHADNENSYKKIFNNSLNGDIKNILDVEIIDANNLEITFDKNYSNCVETLIFPIIPKHVFAKAGEGKKVYENALKVENYKPIGTGPYKFISYEKFKSITLEANDNWWKGKTYIETVIGKVLENEELMLTAFETDQVDMTLSKGTDWEKYAESQRVNINEYVSNNYEFLGFNFNNETFKDGKNKGIRKALAYGIDRQAIIEEVYLNHGTEIDVPINPNSWLASDNANTYQYNLSKAKEELEKAGWKDRNGDGICEDEKGNKLTLRLTTNSYNLLRLKTANMITGDLRKLGIEVIKDYSDTVPDNLTEEMVKEQWESFEKKIAKGDFDIALLGWELSSIPELSFAFHSSQIKNGTNFIRYNNKKMDNLLVDAFSAMPGDKKQKAYEKLEKEIVDELPYISLLFRNKAILSSNKIQGDIKPNFNNVYNNIENWYIPKEYQKKK from the coding sequence ATGAGTTATAAAAAGCTTGTTTTAGTTTTATTTTTAATAATTACTTTATTATTTACTATGACTGGTTGTAATGAAGAACTAAATAAGGCTAACACTGTATCAAAGAAGGATGAAAAAGCTGTTGAAAAAGAGAAAGAATATGAACCTGTGGAAGGTGGTGAATTAGTTCTACCATTAACAGTCCTAAGCACTTTAAATCCGTTAATAAGTGAAAATATTAGCTACCATTACTTCAGTAAATTAATTTTTGAGGGAATGTTCGAATTAGATGAAAAATTTAATATTGAAAATATACTAGCTGAGGACTATAGTATAAAAAATGGTGGTAAGGTTGTAGATATTAAATTGAGAGATGACGTTTATTGGCATGATGGAGAGAAACTAACTTCAGAGGATGTTTTATTTACTATAAATACTATTAAACATGCGGATAATGAGAATTCTTATAAAAAGATTTTTAACAACAGTTTAAATGGGGATATAAAAAACATATTAGATGTTGAGATAATAGACGCTAATAACCTAGAGATTACATTTGATAAAAATTATAGCAATTGTGTAGAAACATTAATTTTTCCTATAATACCTAAACATGTTTTTGCAAAAGCTGGAGAAGGAAAGAAGGTATACGAGAATGCTTTAAAAGTAGAAAATTATAAACCTATAGGTACTGGACCTTATAAATTTATTAGTTATGAAAAGTTCAAAAGTATCACATTGGAGGCTAATGATAACTGGTGGAAAGGTAAGACTTATATAGAAACAGTAATAGGAAAAGTTTTAGAAAATGAAGAATTGATGCTTACAGCTTTTGAGACAGATCAGGTAGATATGACTTTATCTAAGGGAACAGATTGGGAGAAATATGCTGAAAGCCAAAGAGTAAATATAAATGAATATGTTTCTAATAATTACGAATTTTTAGGGTTTAATTTTAATAATGAAACTTTTAAGGATGGTAAGAATAAAGGCATTAGAAAGGCCTTAGCTTATGGAATTGATAGACAAGCTATCATAGAAGAAGTTTATTTAAATCATGGAACTGAAATAGATGTACCTATAAATCCTAATTCATGGTTAGCTTCAGATAATGCTAATACATATCAATACAATTTATCAAAAGCAAAAGAAGAATTGGAAAAGGCAGGTTGGAAAGATAGAAATGGGGATGGAATCTGTGAAGATGAAAAAGGGAATAAATTAACTTTAAGGTTAACCACAAATTCCTATAATCTTTTAAGACTTAAAACTGCTAATATGATAACGGGGGATTTAAGAAAACTAGGGATAGAAGTTATAAAAGATTATTCAGATACAGTACCTGATAATTTAACAGAAGAAATGGTAAAGGAACAATGGGAAAGTTTTGAAAAGAAAATAGCAAAAGGAGATTTTGATATAGCCTTATTAGGTTGGGAATTATCTAGTATTCCTGAGCTGTCTTTTGCATTCCACTCATCTCAAATTAAAAATGGAACTAACTTTATTAGATATAATAATAAAAAGATGGATAATTTATTAGTAGATGCTTTTAGTGCAATGCCTGGTGATAAGAAACAAAAGGCTTATGAAAAGTTAGAAAAAGAAATTGTAGATGAGCTACCTTATATAAGTTTACTTTTTAGGAATAAGGCTATATTGTCAAGCAATAAAATACAAGGTGATATAAAACCAAATTTTAATAATGTATATAATAATATCGAAAATTGGTATATTCCAAAAGAGTATCAAAAGAAAAAATAG